A stretch of the Corylus avellana chromosome ca6, CavTom2PMs-1.0 genome encodes the following:
- the LOC132185160 gene encoding uncharacterized protein LOC132185160, which produces MRRKIVDDSWCPVCGLEPETSFHILWACPSTKDAWGASCKKFQKSTLMGPNFFNIVEEVLLNGKEEDIKLFAGLSRQLWLRRNMLLHEGVFIHPNTLVQRADFGKAMGREYREGEPTGRMDVEKWKAPPAGRLKVNWDAALNLTRGRMGMGVVIRDHDGRVRAVKCSLKQGHFDPTAAETMAAIHALKFCMAQGMLNICMEGDAKNVVDALNSREENWSRTGYLVDEARNLLNGFNN; this is translated from the coding sequence ATGAGGAGAAAAATTGTGGATGATTCATGGTGTCCGGTTTGTGGATTGGAGCCGGAGACgagttttcatattttatggGCATGTCCTTCCACCAAGGATGCTTGGGGCGCTAGCTGcaaaaaattccaaaagagCACTTTGATGggtcccaatttttttaatatagtagAGGAGGTATTGCTTAATGGTAAGGAGGAGGATATAAAACTGTTTGCTGGTTTGTCACGGCAATTATGGCTGAGGAGGAACATGTTGCTTCATGAAGGAGTTTTTATTCACCCCAACACGCTGGTCCAAAGGGCTGATTTTGGTAAGGCCATGGGCAGAGAGTATCGCGAAGGGGAGCCAACGGGGAGAATGGACGTGGAAAAATGGAAAGCACCTCCTGCTGGCCGCCTGAAGGTAAACTGGGATGCTGCATTAAATCTCACAAGGGGAAGGATGGGGATGGGTGTGGTCATACGGGATCATGATGGGCGTGTAAGGGCTGTCAAATGTAGTCTCAAACAAGGACACTTTGACCCCACCGCTGCAGAGACAATGGCAGCCATTCATGCTTTGAAATTCTGTATGGCACAGGGTATGCTTAATATATGTATGGAAGGAGATGCTAAAAATGTGGTGGATGCTTTGAACTCAAGGGAGGAAAATTGGAGTAGGACGGGATATCTAGTAGATGAAGCAAGGAATTTGCTCAATGGGTTTAATAATTGA
- the LOC132185792 gene encoding uncharacterized protein LOC132185792 — MAVATLLQLVETLQLNLKAAIKEYADWYGRFMPLTEEAFLETRLEELSHNKGHITHYIFTDSDVAIMVNDLGQIFQDYPNFHLALTFRNNKAQPLNSGFIAVRGTPDGILRVQP, encoded by the exons ATGGCTGTTGCAACTTTGCTACAGCTTGTCGAGACTTTGCAGCTTAATCTAAAAGCTGCAATTAAGGAATATGCAGATTGGTACGGACGTTTCATGCCTCTGACAGAAGAG GCTTTTCTAGAAACAAGGCTTGAGGAGCTTTCTCATAACAAGGGGCATATCACTCATTACATCTTCACTGACTCAGATGTAGCAATAATGGTTAATGACCTAGGACAGATATTTCAGGATTATCCAAATTTTCATCTGGCTCTCACCTTCCGGAACAACAAAGCTCAACCTTTGAATTCAGGATTTATAGCAGTGAGGGGTACACCTGATGGCATTTTAAG AGTTCAACCCTAA